The proteins below are encoded in one region of Ascaphus truei isolate aAscTru1 chromosome 10, aAscTru1.hap1, whole genome shotgun sequence:
- the LOC142503408 gene encoding adenylate kinase isoenzyme 6-like translates to MCAGWTRRVSRASSPRAQRAMKFPNVLLTGTPGVGKTTLGKELAARAGLIHVNVGDLAKEGNLYEGYDEEYDCPILDEDRVIDELEDRMSEGGGIVDYHGCDFFPERCFNLVFVLRGDNALLYERPESRGYKEKKLQDNLQCEIFQTIYEEPAESYQREIVHQLPSNTPDDLEQDLEQISQWVQQRIKDNN, encoded by the coding sequence ATGTGTGCTGGGTGGACACGGCGCGTGTCACGAGCCTCTAGTCCACGTGCACAGCGAGCAATGAAGTTCCCGAATGTTCTCCTGACCGGCACTCCTGGGGTTGGCAAGACCACACTCGGCAAAGAACTTGCAGCAAGAGCAGGGCTGATACATGTCAACGTGGGCGATTTGGCAAAGGAAGGTAACTTGTATGAAGGTTATGATGAAGAGTACGATTGCCCCATTCTGGATGAGGACAGAGTGATTGATGAGCTGGAGGACAGAATGTCTGAAGGCGGAGGGATTGTAGACTATCACGGTTGCGACTTTTTCCCAGAGAGATGTTTCAATCTAGTGTTTGTCCTTCGAGGTGACAATGCATTGCTGTATGAGCGACCGGAGAGCAGAGGTTACAAGGAGAAGAAGCTGCAAGACAACCTCCAGTGTGAGATTTTTCAGACCATTTATGAGGAGCCGGCTGAGTCGTATCAGCGGGAAATAGTGCACCAGTTACCCAGCAATACGCCAGATGACTTGGAACAGGATTTGGAGCAGATTTCGCAGTGGGTTCAGCAGCGGATAAAGGATAATAACTGA